DNA sequence from the Penaeus vannamei isolate JL-2024 chromosome 32, ASM4276789v1, whole genome shotgun sequence genome:
gagggagtaaaactgggagggagtgaatgagggagggagagaatgagggagggagtcaatgagagagggagtgaacaagggagggagtgaacaagggagggagtgaacaagggagggagtgaacaagggagggagtgaaagatgaGAGTGAATgtggggagtgaatgagagagggagggagtaaaagagggagggagtgaaagaaggagggactgaaagtgtgtgtgtttgtgtttgtgtttgtgtgtgtgtgtgtatgtatgtatgtatgtatgtatgtgtgtgtgtgtgtgtgcgtgtgtgtgtgtgtgcgtgtgtgtgtgtgtgtgggtctgtgtgtgcgtatgtgtgtgtgtctgcgtgtgtctgtgtgtgtgtctgtgtgtgtgtctgtgtgtgtgtctgtgtgtgtgtctgtgtgtgtctgtgtgtgtctgtgtgtgtgtctgtgtgtgtgtctgtgtgtgtgtctgtgtgtgtgcctgtgtgtgtctgtgtgtgtgtctgtgtgtgtgtctgtgtgtgtgtctgtgtgtgtgtgtgtgcgtgtgcgtgtgcgtgtgcgtgtgcgtgtgcgtgtgcgtgtgcgtgtgcgtgtgcgtgtgcgtgtgcgtgtgcgtgtgcgtgtgcgtgcttgtgcgtgagcctatgcgtgtgcgtgtgcctgtgcgtgtgcctgtgcgtgtgagtgtgcgtgcgcgtatgtgtgtgcgtgtgcgtgcgcgtgtgggtgtgagtgtgcgtgtccgtgtgcgtgtgcgtgtgtgtgggtgtgtgggtgtgtgtgtgtgggtgtgtgtgtgtgggtgtgggtgtgggtgtgtgtgggtgtgtgggtgtgtgggtgtgtgtgtgtgggtttgtgggtgtgtgggtgtgtgtgtgtgggtgtgtgtgtgtgggtgtgtgcgtgggtgtgtgtgggtgtgtgtgggtgtgtgtgggtgagtgagtgggtgggtgggtgggtgggtgggtgggagggtgggtgtttgggtgggtgggtgggtgtgtgtgcgtgtgtgcgtgtgagtgtgtgcacctgtgtgagtgtgtgcacctgtgtgtgtgtgtgtgcacctgtgtgtgtgtgtgtacctgtgtgtgtgcgcacctgtgtgtgtgtgtgcacctgtgtgtgggtgtgcacctgtgagtgtgtgcacctgtgtgagtgtgtgcacctgtgtgtgtgtgtgtgcacctgtgtgtgtgtgtgtacctgtgtgtgtgtgtgcacctgtgtgtgtgtgcacctgtgtgtgtgtgtgtgcacctgtgtgtgtgtgtgcacctgtgtgtgtgtgtgcacctgtgtgtgtgtgtgcacctgtgtgtgtgtgtgcacctgtgtgtgtgtgtgcacctgtgtgtgtgtgtgcacctgtgtgtgtgtgtgcacctgtgtgtgtgtgtgcacctgtgtgtgtgtgcacctgtgcgtgtgtgtgtgtgtgtgtgtacctgtttgtgtgtgtgtgtgtgtacctgtgtaagtgtgtacctgtgtgtgtgtgtgtacctgtgtgtgtgtgtacctgtgtgtgtgtacctgagtgtgtgtacctgtgtgtgtgtatctgtgtgtgtgtacctgtgtgtgtgtttttgcctgtgtgtgtatgtctgcctgtgtgtgtgtatgtgtgcctgtgtgtgtgtgtatgtgtgcctgtgtgtgtgtatgtgtgcctgtgtgtgtgtatgtgtgcctgtgtgtgtgtatgagtgcctgtgtgtgcgtatgtgtgtgtcaatgtgtgaatgtatgaatgtgtgagagtgaatgtgaatgtggatgtaagtgagagtgagagtgagagtgagagtgagagtgagagtgagagtgagagtgagagtgagagtgagagtgagagtgagagtgagagtgagagtgagagtgagagtgagagtgagagtgagagtgagagtgagagtgagagtaagagtgagagtgtgagtgagagtgagagtgagtgtgtgagtgtgtgtgtgagcagaagagagagaaagggagtgggagtggaagtaggagtgggagcgggagtgggagtgggagtgggagcgggagcgggagcgggagtgggagcgggagtgggagtgggagtgggagcgggagcgggagtgggagtgggagtgggagtgggagtgggagtgagagagtgagagtgagagtgagagtgagagtgagagtgagagtgagagtgagagtgagagtgagagtgagagtgagagtgagagtgagagtgagagtgagagtgagagtgagagtgagagtgagagtgggagtgggagtgggagtgggagtgggagtgggagtgggagtgggagtgggagtgggagtgggagtgggagtgggagtgggtgtgggtgtggcagcgggtgtgggtgtggcagcgggtgtgggtgtggcagcgggtatgggtgtgggtgtgagggtgggggtgggtctgggtgtgcatgtgtttgttttagtGACTGTAATTGTAAGCTTGTGCACGAATCCTTTCATCATGTACACCTGTACTTGTCTGAACATGCATGTCTCTTTGCCCGACTTTGTGCACTTGTGTATGTTCAGGTACATGTGCCTCCATGAGCATGAAAAAACATATATGAGTCTGtaattaaatgtgtatatgtgtctgtgctcGTATATGTATCTGAACACTTGTTTGTGGATTGTGTAGGTTAGAGACAAAAGATTCTTACTCTTAGCAATACCCTTTAGCCCTGCATTTCCTGAAGATGTACTTGGCTGAGATTCTAAGCTCCTCTGTTTCTTTCGATGGTAAGCCCTTTTTGCTGCCTGTCACAGAAAAAAGATCATACATTAAATCTAGGCCTCTCAAACTTGACTTAACAATAATGCTCTGTATAACAAGGCCAGTATACAAACCTTATCATATAATTCATATGACTATTATGCATAATTTTAAtctttaacaaaaaaaaacaataaatagacaTTCACAATCTTCACGTACCGGCAAATTTTGTCTTCTGGCCGCCGCTTGTTCCAGTCCTTTTTCTACAGCCTGCCGACGCACCCCCTGTCTCATGGGACGCTCTGGTCTTGGTCCTGAAACCCGCACACGTGCTTTGGGATTCCatgcctcatcctccttcttcttccctcgagGTTTGAATACAGGGAAGTCTTCATCATCAGACAAGTCTAATGATGGATAAACTGCAAGGCaaaataatggcaaaaatgaACTTACAAGTTTTGTTTCATATCAAAAAGTTTCACATTTAgaaccaataaaacaaaaatgaacacaaATACAAAAGGTTGAATTTTCTCAAGAAAAACTTTATATAATCTAATGAGCAATTTGTATATTCGTGTCAGATTTTTATTGCTTGATTCCTCCCACTGCTCCTGGTCAGTCTTGCAATCTAATTTCTTTGATTTTGTCTGAAATTGGTCACTGGAATGGTTATTTTTCAACTATTAGTTTAttcacagcattttttttctctctcattcataataTGAtgaatctttctctttgtttataagCTCTAAAATGGTGACTCGGGTAGAGAAGAATTCCTTAAATGTTCAATGCTGTAATaaactaagaaaagagaagaaaacaaagccaTAACATTAGTATAAATCCACATAGGTCTTGTGATGAAGAACAAGATTtgtttaacttaaaaaaaaaaaatcttatcattcttaccatagTCTTCATCTTGATGAACTTTACTCATGTTCTCGTCATCATCATATCTCCTTCTAGGTTTAGGTTGCCGAGCATTACCTGAACCTAATTTTCTAGAGGGAGTGCGGCCTCCAGGAACCACACGACTCATGCTCAACATTCCTGCGATTGCTTCTCTGGTGGATGGTGAGGCACGACCACTTTCACTGCTGTAGTAAGATGCCAATAATTAGGAAACTTAATCAATACCTACGAATATACCAAGAAAAAAATGGTATCTATGTAAAGGCCAATCATGTAAAACACTTTTTCATCATACTAACTCTAGGTCATCCATGCGTGCAGGGGAGTCCTCGTTAAAATCAGGTGCATAAGCTGATGCTCTCAGAAGCTCATCAATTCCATTGTGAGCTGAGTTGTGTGAGGgtgccacctccacttcctctgccACATCAACAGATTCTCCACACACAACTTCAGTTCCCGTTACTGAAATTTCAACATGATATTTTCCCCATTAGAACTGGTGTACCactgaataaaatgaaaacaagttTAACCCACTTACACTGAGTAATGTCCTATCACTTCATGGAAAAAATTTCATGTCATGAGCCTCGGGAGCCTGACTGTGAGCTGGACAATAGCCTTGGTACAAATCAGCACAAGCTAATGCACCTCAGCCTCATCAAACTTGAAATTTTACCTGCTGTGAATGGGGCATATCACTGTTTGATTATTTCAATACTGAATCATAGGAAAATGTATCATTGGATTATGGGAAAATATATCAGCAAAGTTACGGGTTAAACTGTATCAATAAAATTTATAATCAAAATTTCATAAAaccttatataaaaaaatatatcacaaacaGTACATCACAAACAAAAAAGGTGTATGGTACTGACACTCACAACTGAGTTTGATCTTAAGAGGTTCTTGCGATTGCGTGCGAACCCCTTTGCGTCTTGGCGTTTCATCTATCATGAGGCCTGAGGGTTCTCGCTCATCACTATCTCCATCTTCATGGAAGTCATACACTGACTCGTTGTTCTGTTTCTCAATAGTTTCTCTTCTTCtgcaaaaaatatcaacaattttCTTTTTAACATCTATtccacaataacagtaaaaaatttATATTCAGTACTTAAACCTGCTGttaatacattacatatacacaaaacatatgCAAAGTAAATCTAATTTGATTTTACACTGTTAGATATCAtctattatttaaatattttctcAGTATGAGTTTATTCATGACAATTCTTTACATAATGGAAGAACTGTTTTCCTTACTCTATTTTGACTCTGAGGGTACTAGCAGATGTTGGCGTGGAGGGAACGTCAGAGTCCGTACTTCCAGTGCGCCCCAGACGCATCCGCACACCACCCGGCTCAACCAATTTGTATGGAGTTATACCTGGACTGTCAGACCAATCATACTCAGTCCTGAAACAGTGAAAATTTAAGTATATGGAAACTGAAATAATAAGATTGCtgtttatataaaacatttaagaTGTTAACAGTGTATCCACTACTAAAAAGTCCTTGAATAAAAATATACACCAAAAAATATCTATCGCTTTATATCAAGCTATTTACATCAAAGACTCACTTGACATTTGCTGGGTACTCATTTTTGAACTGTGGATACTCAGGGTCATGGGGCGGGGTGCCACTCATGCCGTAGTCGGAGGACGTGAAGCTCAATCCATAGGGATATGTTGCAGCCTTTGGGAGGGAGAGTTTCAGAGTTCTTCTCTGATCTTCTGTTAGGTTTGTAAAGTCTGAACTACTGAGTTCTACCTGTAATGTAAAAGGTTTTTTAAATCCACTGTTTTCTACCGGTCATCCAATATTCACAATCAACAATCTCTGAATGAACAACtctgttagaaaaaaataataaataaataaataaataatacattctAGCCCTAGTTCAAACATACAGCAGCAGGAACCTACCTGAGGGGAGTTGACTTTCATGACCTTGACTTTCTTGTCTGGTAATCTCTCTTCTAAAACATTGTTAAAACTGGTCAGGTTAGTGTAATCTATAAAGTCATCGGCCagcactttctttttcttgcgtTTTGATTCCCGCTCTGGCTTAGGTGGATTCAGGGCAATGACTTGCTTTTCGGCACTTCGTATCTCTCTCTGCAGGTCCTTGAAGAGCTTTAGAGGCTGGATGCCTGGAGGAACGGGCTCcagtcctcccctcccattctagAAGAAGAAATACCAACATCAAAATACTGAACTTCATCTGCACCTATTTTCTTCTGACCTTATTCAAcaacaaagtaaaataaataccATTAATTAGGAATATATAAAGCAGGCTCACCTCTCCACCCCACTGTCTGAGGGCTGCCGCTAGAGACCGAGCACCAGCTATCATGATGGGCGGGACCCTGGTACCTGCAGCTCCCATGTCTCTCAGCTCCGTAACCAGCCTAGTTGCTGCATACCAACTCACAGTCTCGTAATGTGGAAACCGGAACTTCTCAGGAGCAGCTGTTTGCTTCTCAATTTCATATACCCTGAGAAATTAAAGGGCAACTTCTAATATCAACATCTAAAGAAATGTAGTTATCAATATCTGAATGCATACCATATCACGGACTAATATCTAATATTCTAACATATCAGCAAGGCTTTCATTAGTGTAACATTATTGAATCAACTCGGTGTAGTCTGAATAGCATAACTATAATTCATGTAAAGTTCCAACTGAGAAGAATGATATAATTTTTACAATGTTAATGTTGCTTTAGCATCTTcttatacattttcatatttctctgAAGTAACCGATGACAATTTAATGCTGCTCTCTATAGGAGATTGTTGTAGCAATTTACCGTTAATCAGGACAATTCAAAATAAtccaaaaaatgtaaatatttggGAAAAAAGCTTTTCTTTAGAGAAAAACAGTCAGAGCTTATCTGAACACATACTACATAACTTTTAATTAGGTGTATCTTATCAGAGTAACt
Encoded proteins:
- the LOC113829036 gene encoding histone lysine demethylase PHF8 isoform X5, with product MALDVIYCLCGQSTDLSRFMIQCDICKDWFHGRCVGVREYQAVDIDRFHCPRCEVYNGPSVLKARLNWHRHDYSESDAGSKPVQTGTQVFIKELKSRHFPSSEDIVHRLRGQQLTLPYIINNGFNKPILVEDKNGLDLIVPHDSFNVLDVENYVGSEHEVDVIDVQRQTDVKMQLHEFIEYFLSPARTTVLNLISLEFSNTSLSQLVEPPYIVRKLCWVTSSWPTDPPPGPPLSRPNVSKYVLIGVENSYTDFHIDFGGTSVWYHVLWGEKVFYLIKPTPANLALYQRWMKANNQSEMFFGDQVDACYRCVVRAGETLFIPTGWIHAVLTPTDTLVFGGNFLHSQNIDLQLQVYEIEKQTAAPEKFRFPHYETVSWYAATRLVTELRDMGAAGTRVPPIMIAGARSLAAALRQWGGENGRGGLEPVPPGIQPLKLFKDLQREIRSAEKQVIALNPPKPERESKRKKKKVLADDFIDYTNLTSFNNVLEERLPDKKVKVMKVNSPQVELSSSDFTNLTEDQRRTLKLSLPKAATYPYGLSFTSSDYGMSGTPPHDPEYPQFKNEYPANVKTEYDWSDSPGITPYKLVEPGGVRMRLGRTGSTDSDVPSTPTSASTLRVKIERRETIEKQNNESVYDFHEDGDSDEREPSGLMIDETPRRKGVRTQSQEPLKIKLSCELTGTEVVCGESVDVAEEVEVAPSHNSAHNGIDELLRASAYAPDFNEDSPARMDDLDSESGRASPSTREAIAGMLSMSRVVPGGRTPSRKLGSGNARQPKPRRRYDDDENMSKVHQDEDYVYPSLDLSDDEDFPVFKPRGKKKEDEAWNPKARVRVSGPRPERPMRQGVRRQAVEKGLEQAAARRQNLPAAKRAYHRKKQRSLESQPSTSSGNAGLKVSNKPRKGMATAKQRLGKILKIHKMLH
- the LOC113829036 gene encoding histone lysine demethylase PHF8 isoform X6, with product MALDVIYCLCGQSTDLSRFMIQCDICKDWFHGRCVGVREYQAVDIDRFHCPRCEVYNGPSVLKARLNWHRHDYSESDAGSKPVQTGTQVFIKELKSRHFPSSEDIVHRLRGQQLTLPYIINNGFNKPILVEDKNGLDLIVPHDSFNVLDVENYVGSEHEVDVIDVQRQTDVKMQLHEFIEYFLSPARTTVLNLISLEFSNTSLSQLVEPPYIVRKLCWVTSSWPTDPPPGPPLSRPNVSKYVLIGVENSYTDFHIDFGGTSVWYHVLWGEKVFYLIKPTPANLALYQRWMKANNQSEMFFGDQVDACYRCVVRAGETLFIPTGWIHAVLTPTDTLVFGGNFLHSQNIDLQLQVYEIEKQTAAPEKFRFPHYETVSWYAATRLVTELRDMGAAGTRVPPIMIAGARSLAAALRQWGGENGRGGLEPVPPGIQPLKLFKDLQREIRSAEKQVIALNPPKPERESKRKKKKVLADDFIDYTNLTSFNNVLEERLPDKKVKVMKVNSPQVELSSSDFTNLTEDQRRTLKLSLPKAATYPYGLSFTSSDYGMSGTPPHDPEYPQFKNEYPANVKTEYDWSDSPGITPYKLVEPGGVRMRLGRTGSTDSDVPSTPTSASTLRVKIERRETIEKQNNESVYDFHEDGDSDEREPSGLMIDETPRRKGVRTQSQEPLKIKLSLTGTEVVCGESVDVAEEVEVAPSHNSAHNGIDELLRASAYAPDFNEDSPARMDDLDSESGRASPSTREAIAGMLSMSRVVPGGRTPSRKLGSGNARQPKPRRRYDDDENMSKVHQDEDYVYPSLDLSDDEDFPVFKPRGKKKEDEAWNPKARVRVSGPRPERPMRQGVRRQAVEKGLEQAAARRQNLPAAKRAYHRKKQRSLESQPSTSSGNAGLKVSNKPRKGMATAKQRLGKILKIHKMLH
- the LOC113829036 gene encoding histone lysine demethylase PHF8 isoform X1, whose product is MALDVIYCLCGQSTDLSRFMIQCDICKDWFHGRCVGVREYQAVDIDRFHCPRCEVYNGPSVLKARLNWHRHDYSESDAGSKPVQTGTQVFIKELKSRHFPSSEDIVHRLRGQQLTLPYIINNGFNKPILVEDKNGLDLIVPHDSFNVLDVENYVGSEHEVDVIDVQRQTDVKMQLHEFIEYFLSPARTTVLNLISLEFSNTSLSQLVEPPYIVRKLCWVTSSWPTDPPPGPPLSRPNVSKYVLIGVENSYTDFHIDFGGTSVWYHVLWGEKVFYLIKPTPANLALYQRWMKANNQSEMFFGDQVDACYRCVVRAGETLFIPTGWIHAVLTPTDTLVFGGNFLHSQNIDLQLQVYEIEKQTAAPEKFRFPHYETVSWYAATRLVTELRDMGAAGTRVPPIMIAGARSLAAALRQWGGENGRGGLEPVPPGIQPLKLFKDLQREIRSAEKQVIALNPPKPERESKRKKKKVLADDFIDYTNLTSFNNVLEERLPDKKVKVMKVNSPQVELSSSDFTNLTEDQRRTLKLSLPKAATYPYGLSFTSSDYGMSGTPPHDPEYPQFKNEYPANVKTEYDWSDSPGITPYKLVEPGGVRMRLGRTGSTDSDVPSTPTSASTLRVKIERRETIEKQNNESVYDFHEDGDSDEREPSGLMIDETPRRKGVRTQSQEPLKIKLSCELTGTEVVCGESVDVAEEVEVAPSHNSAHNGIDELLRASAYAPDFNEDSPARMDDLDSESGRASPSTREAIAGMLSMSRVVPGGRTPSRKLGSGNARQPKPRRRYDDDENMSKVHQDEDYVYPSLDLSDDEDFPVFKPRGKKKEDEAWNPKARVRVSGPRPERPMRQGVRRQAVEKGLEQAAARRQNLPAAKRAYHRKKQRSLESQPSTSSGNAGLKGIAKISNKPRKGMATAKQRLGKILKIHKMLH
- the LOC113829036 gene encoding histone lysine demethylase PHF8 isoform X2 gives rise to the protein MALDVIYCLCGQSTDLSRFMIQCDICKDWFHGRCVGVREYQAVDIDRFHCPRCEVYNGPSVLKARLNWHRHDYSESDAGSKPVQTGTQVFIKELKSRHFPSSEDIVHRLRGQQLTLPYIINNGFNKPILVEDKNGLDLIVPHDSFNVLDVENYVGSEHEVDVIDVQRQTDVKMQLHEFIEYFLSPARTTVLNLISLEFSNTSLSQLVEPPYIVRKLCWVTSSWPTDPPPGPPLSRPNVSKYVLIGVENSYTDFHIDFGGTSVWYHVLWGEKVFYLIKPTPANLALYQRWMKANNQSEMFFGDQVDACYRCVVRAGETLFIPTGWIHAVLTPTDTLVFGGNFLHSQNIDLQLQVYEIEKQTAAPEKFRFPHYETVSWYAATRLVTELRDMGAAGTRVPPIMIAGARSLAAALRQWGGENGRGGLEPVPPGIQPLKLFKDLQREIRSAEKQVIALNPPKPERESKRKKKKVLADDFIDYTNLTSFNNVLEERLPDKKVKVMKVNSPQVELSSSDFTNLTEDQRRTLKLSLPKAATYPYGLSFTSSDYGMSGTPPHDPEYPQFKNEYPANVKTEYDWSDSPGITPYKLVEPGGVRMRLGRTGSTDSDVPSTPTSASTLRVKIERRETIEKQNNESVYDFHEDGDSDEREPSGLMIDETPRRKGVRTQSQEPLKIKLSLTGTEVVCGESVDVAEEVEVAPSHNSAHNGIDELLRASAYAPDFNEDSPARMDDLDSESGRASPSTREAIAGMLSMSRVVPGGRTPSRKLGSGNARQPKPRRRYDDDENMSKVHQDEDYVYPSLDLSDDEDFPVFKPRGKKKEDEAWNPKARVRVSGPRPERPMRQGVRRQAVEKGLEQAAARRQNLPAAKRAYHRKKQRSLESQPSTSSGNAGLKGIAKISNKPRKGMATAKQRLGKILKIHKMLH
- the LOC113829036 gene encoding histone lysine demethylase PHF8 isoform X7, which gives rise to MALDVIYCLCGQSTDLSRFMIQCDICKDWFHGRCVGVREYQAVDIDRFHCPRCEVYNGPSVLKARLNWHRHDYSESDAGSKPVQTGTQVFIKELKSRHFPSSEDIVHRLRGQQLTLPYIINNGFNKPILVEDKNGLDLIVPHDSFNVLDVENYVGSEHEVDVIDVQRQTDVKMQLHEFIEYFLSPARTTVLNLISLEFSNTSLSQLVEPPYIVRKLCWVTSSWPTDPPPGPPLSRPNVSKYVLIGVENSYTDFHIDFGGTSVWYHVLWGEKVFYLIKPTPANLALYQRWMKANNQSEMFFGDQVDACYRCVVRAGETLFIPTGWIHAVLTPTDTLVFGGNFLHSQNIDLQLQVYEIEKQTAAPEKFRFPHYETVSWYAATRLVTELRDMGAAGTRVPPIMIAGARSLAAALRQWGGENGRGGLEPVPPGIQPLKLFKDLQREIRSAEKQVIALNPPKPERESKRKKKKVLADDFIDYTNLTSFNNVLEERLPDKKVKVMKVNSPQVELSSSDFTNLTEDQRRTLKLSLPKAATYPYGLSFTSSDYGMSGTPPHDPEYPQFKNEYPANVKTEYDWSDSPGITPYKLVEPGGVRMRLGRTGSTDSDVPSTPTSASTLRVKIERRETIEKQNNESVYDFHEDGDSDEREPSGLMIDETPRRKGVRTQSQEPLKIKLSLTGTEVVCGESVDVAEEVEVAPSHNSAHNGIDELLRASAYAPDFNEDSPARMDDLDSESGRASPSTREAIAGMLSMSRVVPGGRTPSRKLGSGNARQPKPRRRYDDDENMSKVHQDEDYVYPSLDLSDDEDFPVFKPRGKKKEDEAWNPKARVRVSGPRPERPMRQGVRRQAVEKGLEQAAARRQNLPAAKRAYHRKKQRSLESQPSTSSGNAGLKVSNKPRKGMATAKQRLGKILKIHKMLH
- the LOC113829036 gene encoding histone lysine demethylase PHF8 isoform X3; protein product: MALDVIYCLCGQSTDLSRFMIQCDICKDWFHGRCVGVREYQAVDIDRFHCPRCEVYNGPSVLKARLNWHRHDYSESDAGSKPVQTGTQVFIKELKSRHFPSSEDIVHRLRGQQLTLPYIINNGFNKPILVEDKNGLDLIVPHDSFNVLDVENYVGSEHEVDVIDVQRQTDVKMQLHEFIEYFLSPARTTVLNLISLEFSNTSLSQLVEPPYIVRKLCWVTSSWPTDPPPGPPLSRPNVSKYVLIGVENSYTDFHIDFGGTSVWYHVLWGEKVFYLIKPTPANLALYQRWMKANNQSEMFFGDQVDACYRCVVRAGETLFIPTGWIHAVLTPTDTLVFGGNFLHSQNIDLQLQVYEIEKQTAAPEKFRFPHYETVSWYAATRLVTELRDMGAAGTRVPPIMIAGARSLAAALRQWGGENGRGGLEPVPPGIQPLKLFKDLQREIRSAEKQVIALNPPKPERESKRKKKKVLADDFIDYTNLTSFNNVLEERLPDKKVKVMKVNSPQVELSSSDFTNLTEDQRRTLKLSLPKAATYPYGLSFTSSDYGMSGTPPHDPEYPQFKNEYPANVKTEYDWSDSPGITPYKLVEPGGVRMRLGRTGSTDSDVPSTPTSASTLRVKIERRETIEKQNNESVYDFHEDGDSDEREPSGLMIDETPRRKGVRTQSQEPLKIKLSLTGTEVVCGESVDVAEEVEVAPSHNSAHNGIDELLRASAYAPDFNEDSPARMDDLDSESGRASPSTREAIAGMLSMSRVVPGGRTPSRKLGSGNARQPKPRRRYDDDENMSKVHQDEDYVYPSLDLSDDEDFPVFKPRGKKKEDEAWNPKARVRVSGPRPERPMRQGVRRQAVEKGLEQAAARRQNLPAAKRAYHRKKQRSLESQPSTSSGNAGLKGIAKISNKPRKGMATAKQRLGKILKIHKMLH
- the LOC113829036 gene encoding histone lysine demethylase PHF8 isoform X4 — its product is MALDVIYCLCGQSTDLSRFMIQCDICKDWFHGRCVGVREYQAVDIDRFHCPRCEVYNGPSVLKARLNWHRHDYSESDAGSKPVQTGTQVFIKELKSRHFPSSEDIVHRLRGQQLTLPYIINNGFNKPILVEDKNGLDLIVPHDSFNVLDVENYVGSEHEVDVIDVQRQTDVKMQLHEFIEYFLSPARTTVLNLISLEFSNTSLSQLVEPPYIVRKLCWVTSSWPTDPPPGPPLSRPNVSKYVLIGVENSYTDFHIDFGGTSVWYHVLWGEKVFYLIKPTPANLALYQRWMKANNQSEMFFGDQVDACYRCVVRAGETLFIPTGWIHAVLTPTDTLVFGGNFLHSQNIDLQLQVYEIEKQTAAPEKFRFPHYETVSWYAATRLVTELRDMGAAGTRVPPIMIAGARSLAAALRQWGGENGRGGLEPVPPGIQPLKLFKDLQREIRSAEKQVIALNPPKPERESKRKKKKVLADDFIDYTNLTSFNNVLEERLPDKKVKVMKVNSPQVELSSSDFTNLTEDQRRTLKLSLPKAATYPYGLSFTSSDYGMSGTPPHDPEYPQFKNEYPANVKTEYDWSDSPGITPYKLVEPGGVRMRLGRTGSTDSDVPSTPTSASTLRVKIERRETIEKQNNESVYDFHEDGDSDEREPSGLMIDETPRRKGVRTQSQEPLKIKLSCELTGTEVVCGESVDVAEEVEVAPSHNSAHNGIDELLRASAYAPDFNEDSPARMDDLDSESGRASPSTREAIAGMLSMSRVVPGGRTPSRKLGSGNARQPKPRRRYDDDENMSKVHQDEDYVYPSLDLSDDEDFPVFKPRGKKKEDEAWNPKARVRVSGPRPERPMRQGVRRQAVEKGLEQAAARRQNLPAAKRAYHRKKQRSLESQPSTSSGNAGLKVSNKPRKGMATAKQRLGKILKIHKMLH